Proteins from a genomic interval of Streptomyces sp. NBC_01445:
- a CDS encoding DUF1015 domain-containing protein, with protein sequence MNTAGPPGPTDSDGLDLIPFRGVRYVPERVGSLAAVTSPPYDVVVRPDGLHHLESADPHNIVRLILPQAVSPDTRNALAADTLRLWLSEGVLAPDETPALYVYEQRDGDHLQRGVIGALRLSEPSEGVVLPHEDVMPHVVADRAGLMRATAANLEPLLLTYRSEGNATGTTAVVERTVKRPPLLATTTEDGFAHRMWSVTDPAELAEIRADLAHHQALIADGHHRWATYLRLRSEQPSPSPWDFGLVLLVDTARYPLRVRAIHRLLHRLAVPDALAALKNSFRLREVPGPLSHALGALADAAAHGNAFLLAGAGSFHLADAPSPDLLARTIPADRPEAWRTLDATVLHSTLLDHVWGIPEDAPEHIAYIHDAAATVAKAERDGGTAVLMHPVREEVVRDLARQGVTMPRKSTSFGPKPATGLVLRTLAD encoded by the coding sequence ATGAACACTGCAGGTCCCCCAGGTCCGACAGACAGCGACGGCCTCGACCTGATCCCGTTCAGGGGTGTGCGGTACGTCCCCGAGCGCGTGGGCAGCCTCGCCGCCGTGACGTCACCGCCGTACGACGTGGTCGTACGCCCCGACGGTCTGCACCACCTGGAGTCCGCGGACCCGCACAACATCGTCCGCCTGATCCTCCCGCAGGCCGTCTCCCCGGACACCCGCAACGCCCTCGCGGCCGACACCCTGCGCCTCTGGCTCTCCGAGGGCGTCCTGGCCCCCGACGAGACACCCGCGCTGTACGTCTACGAGCAGCGCGACGGCGATCACCTCCAGCGCGGCGTCATCGGGGCCCTGCGCCTGTCCGAGCCGTCCGAAGGGGTCGTCCTGCCCCACGAGGACGTCATGCCGCACGTGGTCGCCGACCGCGCGGGCCTGATGCGCGCCACGGCCGCCAACCTCGAACCCCTGCTCCTCACCTACCGCAGCGAGGGCAACGCGACCGGCACGACCGCGGTCGTCGAACGCACGGTCAAGCGCCCCCCGCTCCTCGCGACGACCACGGAGGACGGCTTCGCCCACCGCATGTGGTCGGTCACCGACCCGGCCGAGCTGGCGGAGATCCGCGCGGACCTCGCCCACCACCAGGCCCTGATCGCGGACGGCCACCACCGCTGGGCGACGTATCTGCGCCTGCGCTCCGAACAGCCGTCCCCCTCCCCGTGGGACTTCGGCCTGGTCCTCCTCGTGGACACGGCCCGCTACCCGTTGCGCGTCCGCGCCATCCATCGCCTCCTGCACCGCCTCGCGGTCCCGGACGCCCTGGCCGCCCTGAAGAACTCCTTCCGCCTGCGCGAAGTCCCCGGTCCGCTGTCGCACGCCCTGGGCGCCCTCGCCGACGCGGCCGCCCACGGCAACGCGTTCCTCCTCGCCGGGGCCGGCTCCTTCCACCTCGCGGACGCCCCGTCCCCGGACCTCCTGGCCCGTACGATCCCTGCCGACCGCCCGGAGGCCTGGCGCACGCTGGACGCGACGGTCCTGCACTCCACGCTCCTGGACCATGTCTGGGGCATCCCCGAGGACGCGCCGGAGCACATCGCGTACATCCATGACGCGGCCGCCACGGTCGCGAAGGCGGAACGTGACGGCGGAACGGCGGTCCTCATGCACCCGGTCCGCGAGGAAGTGGTCCGCGACCTGGCACGGCAGGGCGTGACGATGCCCCGCAAGTCGACGTCGTTCGGCCCGAAGCCGGCGACCGGCCTGGTGCTGCGCACGCTCGCGGACTGA
- a CDS encoding HAD hydrolase-like protein, which translates to MSQTVRTRPESSERALNEAYDTALLDLDGVVYAGGDAIAHAPESLAVARGAGMGLAYVTNNALRTPDAVAEHLTELGIPTEAADVITSAQAVARLISEQVPDGSRVLVIGGEGLRVALRERGLEPVDSADDEPVAVVQGYGGPDLAWGRFAEACYAIARGVPWFASNTDLTIPSARGIAPGNGAAVEVVRIATGAQPQVAGKPLPPMHRETILRTGAERPLVIGDRLDTDIEGAFNGEVDSLLVLTGVTDGAQLLAAPPQHRPTYVDVDLRGLLTGQPDVVAQGDGFACGGWLAIARGEHLELEGDGEAIDGLRALCAAAWTAAGDGTCGLDGAKALARLGV; encoded by the coding sequence ATGAGCCAGACCGTCAGGACGCGGCCCGAAAGCAGTGAGCGGGCGCTGAACGAGGCGTACGACACGGCGCTGCTCGACCTCGACGGGGTGGTGTACGCGGGCGGTGACGCCATCGCGCACGCCCCCGAGTCGCTCGCTGTGGCGCGCGGCGCGGGCATGGGTCTCGCGTATGTCACGAACAACGCGCTGCGTACGCCGGACGCGGTGGCCGAGCATCTGACGGAGCTGGGAATTCCGACGGAGGCCGCGGATGTCATCACGTCGGCGCAGGCCGTGGCGCGCCTGATCAGTGAGCAAGTGCCGGACGGGTCACGGGTGTTGGTGATCGGCGGGGAGGGGCTGCGGGTCGCGCTGAGAGAGCGCGGGCTCGAGCCGGTGGACTCGGCCGACGACGAGCCGGTGGCGGTGGTGCAGGGGTATGGCGGACCCGACCTGGCCTGGGGGCGGTTCGCGGAGGCCTGTTACGCGATCGCGCGTGGCGTGCCGTGGTTCGCGTCCAATACAGACCTGACCATTCCGAGCGCGCGCGGCATCGCTCCGGGCAACGGCGCGGCGGTCGAGGTCGTCCGAATCGCGACGGGTGCGCAGCCGCAGGTGGCCGGCAAGCCGCTGCCTCCGATGCACCGCGAGACGATCCTGCGGACCGGCGCGGAGCGGCCGTTGGTGATCGGCGACCGCCTCGACACGGACATCGAGGGCGCGTTCAACGGGGAGGTGGACTCGCTGCTCGTCCTGACCGGCGTCACCGACGGCGCGCAGCTGCTCGCCGCGCCGCCCCAGCATCGGCCCACGTATGTCGACGTCGACCTGCGGGGCCTGCTCACCGGGCAGCCGGATGTCGTGGCGCAGGGGGACGGGTTCGCGTGCGGGGGCTGGCTCGCGATCGCGCGGGGCGAGCATCTCGAACTGGAGGGGGACGGCGAGGCGATCGACGGGCTGCGTGCCCTGTGCGCGGCGGCGTGGACGGCGGCCGGGGACGGGACCTGCGGGCTCGACGGGGCGAAGGCGCTGGCGCGGCTGGGCGTTTGA
- a CDS encoding FecCD family ABC transporter permease, which yields MLVDSPPEQRADTAAAPPNRWAIRTVGLLGAVVVLLVLLVVSIAIGAKPLSVDQVWHGLFDDTGTFSDVVVGERLARTLLGLLAGVALGLSGAVLQALTRNPLADPGLLGINMGASAAVVTAISFLGVSSLTGYVWFAFLGAAAVGVLVYVLGGTRSATPVRLALAGTAISAALYGYLQAVMIMDNAALGKMRFWTVGSLVSADMSTIRQVLPFIAVGTVLALALARPLNAMAMGDDTARALGANLNRTRALSMAAATLLCGAATAACGPIVFVGLMVPHVVRSFTGPDLRWILPFSAVLSPVLLLGADVVGRLVARPAEIQVGIVTAIIGGPVFIYLVRRRKVTQL from the coding sequence GTGTTGGTCGACAGTCCTCCCGAACAGCGCGCGGACACCGCCGCCGCGCCCCCGAACCGCTGGGCGATACGTACGGTCGGGCTCCTCGGAGCCGTCGTCGTACTGCTCGTACTCCTGGTCGTGAGCATCGCGATCGGGGCGAAACCCCTGTCCGTGGACCAGGTGTGGCACGGCCTGTTCGACGACACCGGGACGTTCAGCGACGTCGTGGTCGGCGAGCGGCTCGCGCGTACGCTGCTCGGGCTCCTCGCCGGTGTCGCGCTCGGACTCTCCGGCGCGGTCCTCCAGGCGCTGACCCGTAACCCGTTGGCGGACCCCGGACTCCTCGGCATCAACATGGGCGCCTCGGCGGCCGTCGTCACCGCCATCAGCTTCTTGGGCGTCAGCTCGCTGACGGGCTATGTGTGGTTCGCCTTCCTCGGGGCCGCGGCCGTGGGTGTTCTCGTCTACGTCCTCGGGGGGACCCGCAGCGCGACACCGGTGCGGCTCGCGCTCGCCGGGACCGCGATCAGCGCCGCGCTCTACGGCTATCTCCAGGCCGTGATGATCATGGACAACGCGGCGCTCGGCAAGATGCGCTTCTGGACGGTGGGTTCGCTCGTCTCCGCCGACATGTCGACGATCCGGCAGGTGCTGCCGTTCATCGCCGTCGGTACGGTGCTCGCCCTCGCGCTGGCGCGGCCGCTCAACGCCATGGCGATGGGCGATGACACGGCCCGTGCCCTCGGTGCGAACCTGAACAGGACGCGCGCGCTGTCCATGGCGGCCGCCACGCTGCTGTGCGGCGCCGCGACCGCCGCCTGCGGGCCCATCGTGTTCGTCGGTCTCATGGTGCCGCACGTCGTGCGCTCCTTCACCGGCCCCGACCTGCGCTGGATCCTGCCGTTCTCGGCCGTCCTGTCGCCCGTACTGCTGCTCGGCGCCGACGTCGTCGGCCGGCTCGTGGCACGGCCCGCCGAGATCCAGGTCGGCATCGTCACCGCGATCATCGGCGGCCCGGTCTTCATCTACCTCGTGCGCCGGCGGAAGGTCACCCAGCTGTGA
- a CDS encoding FecCD family ABC transporter permease — protein MKAIRTRGGISLRLDIRAFVVVLVLLCAALAASVVLIGTGDFPISATDVIRTLLGNGDPGQEFIVNDLRLPRVLVGLLVGAALALGGALFQAISRNPLGSPDILGLGQGSTAGALVMIVLFSGGAAQVALGALVGGLVTGFGIYLLAWKRGVHGYRLVLVGIGMSAIMTAVNGYLLTKADIVDAARATVWMTGSLDGRDWKQVWPLLALCAVLVPVVLTYARPLRMLEMGDDVANALGVRVERTRLVLLVAAVLLTAAATAAAGPVGFVALTAPQLARRLTRSPGPNVVASMCMGAALLVTADWISQRAFGADQLPVGVVTGVVGGVYLLWLLVSERKAGRI, from the coding sequence GTGAAGGCGATCCGTACCCGGGGCGGTATCTCCCTGCGCCTCGACATCCGCGCGTTCGTCGTCGTCCTCGTGCTGCTGTGCGCCGCGCTCGCCGCGAGCGTCGTGCTGATCGGCACCGGCGACTTCCCCATCTCCGCCACCGACGTGATCCGTACGCTGCTCGGCAACGGTGACCCGGGGCAGGAGTTCATCGTCAACGACCTGCGGCTGCCCAGGGTCCTCGTGGGCCTCCTCGTGGGTGCGGCGCTCGCGCTCGGCGGCGCGCTCTTCCAGGCCATCTCCCGCAATCCGCTGGGCAGTCCGGACATTCTGGGCCTCGGCCAGGGTTCCACGGCCGGTGCGCTCGTCATGATCGTGCTGTTCTCGGGGGGAGCCGCCCAGGTCGCACTCGGGGCGCTCGTCGGCGGTCTGGTGACCGGGTTCGGCATCTATCTGCTCGCCTGGAAGCGCGGCGTGCACGGATACCGGCTCGTCCTGGTCGGCATCGGAATGTCCGCCATCATGACGGCGGTCAACGGCTATCTGCTGACCAAGGCCGACATCGTCGACGCCGCCCGCGCGACGGTCTGGATGACGGGATCCCTCGACGGCCGCGACTGGAAGCAGGTCTGGCCCCTGCTCGCCCTGTGCGCCGTCCTCGTACCCGTGGTCCTCACGTACGCGCGTCCGCTGCGCATGCTGGAGATGGGCGACGACGTGGCGAACGCGCTCGGGGTGCGGGTCGAGCGGACGCGGCTCGTCCTGCTCGTGGCCGCCGTGCTGCTCACCGCCGCGGCCACCGCCGCCGCGGGACCCGTCGGATTCGTCGCGCTGACCGCCCCCCAACTGGCCCGGCGGCTGACCCGCTCGCCCGGACCGAACGTCGTGGCGTCCATGTGCATGGGCGCGGCCCTGCTCGTCACCGCCGACTGGATCTCGCAGCGCGCCTTCGGCGCCGACCAGCTGCCCGTCGGAGTGGTCACCGGAGTCGTCGGCGGTGTCTATCTGCTGTGGCTCCTGGTCTCCGAGCGGAAGGCCGGCCGGATATGA
- a CDS encoding ABC transporter ATP-binding protein gives MSDSNPSQSNKRRSNTVNRLSAENVTLGYDQRVIASELSVEIPDNSFTVIVGPNACGKSTLLRALSRMLRPSSGRVLLDGQAIQSMAAKKVARTLGLLPQSSIAPDGITVGDLVSRGRYPHQGLLRQWSSEDERIVQESMASTGVAELADRFVDELSGGQRQRVWIAMALAQQTPLLLLDEPTTYLDIQHQIDVLDLCAELHEEQGRTLVAVLHDLNHAARYATHLIALRGGEVIAEGAPGDIVTAGLVERLFGMKCQVIDDPETGTPLVVPAARKARKGLVRDAEAPAKAVAKAAS, from the coding sequence ATGAGCGACAGCAACCCCAGCCAGAGCAACAAGCGGAGGAGCAACACCGTGAACCGACTGTCCGCCGAGAACGTCACCCTGGGCTACGACCAGCGTGTGATCGCGTCGGAGCTCTCGGTCGAGATCCCCGACAACTCCTTCACCGTGATCGTCGGCCCGAACGCCTGCGGCAAGTCCACGCTGCTGCGCGCGCTGTCGCGGATGCTGAGGCCCTCGTCGGGCCGGGTGCTCCTCGACGGGCAGGCCATCCAGTCGATGGCGGCGAAGAAGGTGGCGCGCACGCTCGGGCTCCTGCCCCAGTCGTCGATCGCGCCCGACGGCATCACCGTCGGCGACCTCGTCTCCCGCGGCCGCTACCCCCACCAGGGCCTGCTGCGCCAGTGGTCCAGCGAGGACGAGCGGATCGTGCAGGAGTCGATGGCCTCCACCGGAGTCGCCGAACTGGCCGATCGCTTTGTCGACGAACTGTCCGGCGGCCAGCGCCAGCGCGTATGGATCGCGATGGCGCTCGCCCAGCAGACCCCGCTGCTCCTCCTCGACGAGCCGACCACGTATCTCGACATCCAGCACCAGATCGACGTGCTCGACCTCTGCGCGGAGCTGCACGAGGAGCAGGGGCGCACGCTCGTCGCGGTCCTGCACGACCTCAACCACGCGGCCCGTTACGCCACCCACCTGATCGCCCTGCGCGGCGGCGAGGTCATCGCCGAGGGAGCGCCGGGCGACATCGTCACCGCGGGCCTCGTCGAGCGGCTCTTCGGGATGAAGTGCCAGGTCATCGATGATCCGGAGACCGGTACTCCGCTGGTGGTGCCGGCCGCGCGGAAGGCCAGGAAGGGTCTGGTGCGGGACGCGGAGGCGCCCGCGAAGGCGGTGGCTAAAGCAGCGTCCTGA
- a CDS encoding SCP2 sterol-binding domain-containing protein, with translation MATTQECRAALDKLSDNLAGAEGGVRSAAALDRSLSCHVTDLEITFTGRLENGRIEVLDTVDGPPPDRAQIRLAMTGDDLVAMVDGRLNFAKAWASGRIRLEAGFRDLLRLRTLL, from the coding sequence ATGGCGACGACGCAGGAGTGCCGTGCCGCACTCGACAAACTCTCGGACAATCTGGCGGGCGCGGAGGGCGGGGTACGCAGCGCTGCTGCGCTCGACCGCTCTCTGAGCTGCCATGTCACGGACCTCGAGATCACGTTCACGGGCCGGCTCGAGAACGGCCGGATCGAGGTGCTCGACACGGTCGACGGACCGCCGCCCGACCGGGCGCAGATCCGGCTCGCGATGACCGGCGACGACCTGGTCGCGATGGTCGACGGCAGGCTGAACTTCGCGAAGGCCTGGGCCTCCGGCCGGATCAGGCTGGAGGCCGGCTTCCGCGACCTGCTGCGGCTCAGGACGCTGCTTTAG
- a CDS encoding TlyA family RNA methyltransferase, producing MAGVARRRLDAELVRRKLARSREHASQLIAAGRVTVGRTTATKPATQVETAAAIVVTQDDSDPDYVSRGGHKLAGALAAFVPQGLAVEGRRALDAGASTGGFTDVLLRAGVAHVVAVDVGYGQLAWSLQSDERVTVKDRTNVRELTLEAIDGKPVDLVVGDLSFIPLGLVLPALARCAAPDADLVLMVKPQFEIGKERLGSGGVVRSPELRAETVRTVARQAFELGLGVRGVTASPLPGPSGNVEYFLWLRAGAPELDPADVDRAVAEGPR from the coding sequence GTGGCAGGAGTGGCACGACGCCGCCTCGACGCCGAGCTCGTCCGCCGGAAGCTCGCCCGCTCGCGCGAGCACGCGAGCCAGCTGATCGCCGCGGGGCGCGTCACGGTCGGCAGGACCACCGCGACCAAGCCCGCCACGCAGGTGGAGACGGCCGCCGCGATCGTGGTCACGCAGGACGACAGCGACCCCGACTACGTCTCGCGCGGCGGCCACAAACTCGCGGGGGCGCTCGCGGCCTTCGTGCCGCAGGGGCTCGCCGTCGAGGGACGCCGCGCGCTCGACGCGGGGGCGTCCACGGGCGGGTTCACCGACGTACTGCTGAGGGCCGGCGTCGCCCATGTCGTCGCCGTCGACGTCGGGTACGGGCAGCTCGCCTGGTCGCTGCAGAGCGATGAACGCGTCACCGTCAAGGACCGTACGAACGTACGCGAGTTGACGCTGGAGGCGATCGATGGAAAACCCGTGGACCTGGTCGTCGGAGACCTGTCCTTCATCCCGCTCGGCCTGGTGCTGCCCGCCCTCGCGCGGTGCGCGGCGCCCGACGCGGACCTGGTGCTCATGGTGAAGCCGCAGTTCGAGATCGGCAAGGAGCGGCTCGGCAGCGGCGGTGTCGTGCGGAGCCCGGAACTGCGGGCCGAGACGGTGCGCACGGTGGCCCGGCAGGCGTTCGAACTCGGCCTCGGCGTACGGGGTGTGACGGCGAGCCCGCTGCCCGGGCCGTCCGGAAACGTCGAGTATTTTCTGTGGCTCCGCGCCGGTGCGCCCGAACTCGACCCGGCGGACGTTGACCGTGCAGTGGCGGAGGGGCCGCGTTGA
- a CDS encoding NAD kinase — protein sequence MTQTRARTVFLLAHTGRPAAIRSAELVVEGLLRSGIGVRVLESEAADLPLPASVELVKEATPECLDACELLVVLGGDGTLLRGAEFARASGVPMLGVNLGRVGFLAEAERDDLDKVVNRVVTKAYEVEERMTIDVVVHSNGDVVHRDWALNEAAVQKMSAERMLEVVLEIDGRPVTGFGCDGIVCATPTGSTAYAFSAGGPVVWPEVEALLMVPISAHALFAKPLVTSPDSVLAVEVQQHTPHGVLWCDGRRTVELPAGARVEVRRGAVPVRLARLHHASFTDRLVAKFALPVSGWRGKPH from the coding sequence TTGACACAGACCCGAGCTCGAACTGTTTTCCTGCTCGCGCACACCGGGCGGCCCGCCGCCATCCGGAGTGCCGAACTCGTCGTCGAGGGGCTGCTGCGCAGCGGCATCGGCGTGCGGGTCCTGGAGTCGGAGGCGGCGGACCTGCCGCTCCCGGCGTCGGTGGAGCTCGTGAAGGAGGCGACTCCGGAGTGCCTCGACGCCTGTGAGCTGCTCGTCGTCCTCGGCGGCGACGGGACGCTGCTGCGCGGCGCCGAGTTCGCCCGCGCCTCCGGCGTCCCGATGCTCGGGGTGAACCTCGGCCGCGTCGGCTTCCTCGCCGAGGCCGAGCGCGACGACCTCGACAAGGTCGTCAACCGCGTGGTCACCAAGGCGTACGAGGTCGAGGAGCGCATGACGATCGACGTCGTCGTGCACAGCAACGGCGATGTCGTGCACCGCGACTGGGCGCTCAACGAGGCCGCCGTGCAGAAGATGTCGGCCGAGCGGATGCTCGAGGTCGTCCTGGAGATCGACGGGCGTCCCGTCACCGGCTTCGGCTGCGACGGCATCGTGTGCGCGACGCCCACCGGCTCCACGGCCTATGCGTTCTCCGCCGGCGGGCCCGTCGTGTGGCCCGAGGTCGAGGCGCTCCTCATGGTGCCGATCAGCGCGCACGCCCTGTTCGCCAAGCCGCTGGTCACGTCGCCGGACTCGGTGCTCGCCGTCGAGGTGCAGCAGCACACTCCGCACGGCGTGCTGTGGTGCGACGGGCGGCGGACCGTGGAACTGCCCGCGGGGGCGCGCGTCGAGGTGCGGCGCGGGGCGGTGCCGGTGCGGCTCGCGCGGCTGCACCACGCCTCGTTCACGGATCGACTTGTCGCCAAGTTCGCGCTGCCCGTCTCCGGCTGGCGCGGTAAGCCCCACTGA
- a CDS encoding FtsX-like permease family protein, translating into MTTGLARAALTAHRPAFVGTAVAALFAATVVSASTTVLLATSTDGLPAGAPHRITESGVGDIAAVLLIGSIYMSIFVVVSTMGTAVTQQHRELALVRAIGARPRQVRRAVARQALAASVPAALAGFAAGGLLARAWFSGMVTHGLIPPGVPFRFSWVALPVCLGVAVVTSTAAALLSSLRFSLLRPARALSEAAAGRRRLGLLRAPLGLVAVAGACFLSVLLSRQDAEEAGQGAFLVLILFCVGVGLLGPRIVGPAAWLVSALVGRFGASARLAMLNVRSQPRRFSAAVVPLVLVVGFGLTKVALHTTAQHRTGSAGSTGEVWLDYMGTALYAGFAAIAAANTLAMISFERRRDVALLRVVGTQRGQVRSMAAWEAVVVAGTALLLGALIALVTLAPILDTAFGSPVPYVPWTLAAGTVAGTLLLTLLATGVPVRSVMRHRAITVVRT; encoded by the coding sequence ATGACTACCGGACTGGCCAGGGCAGCCCTGACCGCACACCGTCCCGCCTTCGTCGGCACGGCGGTCGCCGCACTGTTCGCGGCGACGGTGGTGAGCGCGTCGACGACGGTGCTGCTCGCCACGAGCACCGACGGACTGCCGGCCGGCGCACCCCACCGCATCACGGAGAGCGGCGTCGGCGACATCGCGGCCGTCCTTCTCATCGGTTCGATCTACATGTCGATTTTCGTGGTCGTCTCGACGATGGGTACGGCCGTCACGCAGCAGCACCGCGAGCTCGCCCTCGTGCGCGCGATCGGGGCCCGCCCGCGTCAGGTGCGCCGCGCTGTGGCGCGGCAGGCCCTCGCCGCGTCCGTCCCCGCGGCGCTCGCGGGTTTCGCCGCGGGCGGGCTGCTCGCCAGGGCCTGGTTCTCCGGCATGGTCACGCACGGCCTGATCCCGCCGGGGGTGCCGTTCCGCTTCAGCTGGGTCGCGCTGCCGGTCTGTCTCGGGGTGGCCGTGGTGACGTCGACGGCCGCCGCGCTGCTCTCGTCGCTGCGGTTCTCGCTCCTGCGGCCCGCCCGCGCGCTGTCCGAGGCGGCGGCGGGCAGACGGCGCCTCGGCCTGCTCAGGGCACCGCTCGGCCTGGTCGCGGTGGCCGGGGCGTGCTTCCTCTCGGTGCTGCTGTCCCGGCAGGACGCCGAAGAGGCGGGCCAGGGCGCGTTCCTCGTCCTGATCCTGTTCTGCGTGGGAGTGGGCCTGCTCGGCCCGCGCATCGTGGGCCCCGCGGCCTGGCTGGTCTCGGCGCTCGTGGGCCGCTTCGGCGCGAGTGCGCGGCTCGCGATGCTCAACGTCCGCTCACAGCCCCGCCGCTTCTCGGCCGCCGTCGTCCCGCTCGTCCTCGTCGTCGGCTTCGGCCTCACCAAGGTGGCGCTGCACACGACGGCGCAGCACCGCACGGGCTCGGCGGGCAGCACCGGCGAAGTATGGCTCGACTACATGGGTACGGCGCTGTACGCGGGGTTCGCCGCCATCGCCGCGGCCAACACGCTCGCCATGATCTCGTTCGAGCGGCGACGGGATGTGGCCCTGCTGCGGGTGGTCGGCACCCAGCGCGGCCAGGTGCGCTCCATGGCCGCGTGGGAGGCCGTCGTCGTCGCCGGTACGGCGCTGCTGCTCGGCGCCCTGATCGCGCTCGTCACGCTCGCGCCGATCCTCGACACGGCGTTCGGCTCCCCCGTGCCGTACGTCCCTTGGACCCTGGCGGCCGGGACGGTCGCGGGCACGCTCCTGCTGACGCTGCTCGCGACCGGTGTCCCGGTGCGGTCGGTGATGCGCCACCGCGCGATCACCGTCGTACGGACGTGA
- the recN gene encoding DNA repair protein RecN, producing the protein MRIRSLGVIDDAVVELSPGFTAVTGETGAGKTMVVTSLGLLLGGRADPALVRIGAKAAVVEGRITVPEGTAAIVRAQEAGAELDDGALLISRTVSAEGRSRAHLGGRSVPVGMLTELADELVAVHGQTDQQGLLKLSRQRGALDRYAGDAVAVPLTKYQAAYRRLRAVSAELDTIVTRARERAQEADLLRFGLDEIAAVEPRAGEDVELSAEAERLGHAEALASAASAAHAALAGNPEDPEGVDATTLVGGANRALDAVRSHDPALSALADRIGEIGILLSDVAGELAGYADDLDADPLRLAAVEERRAALTQLTRKYGGAGGSTDEVLAWAEQGSARLLELDGDDDRIGELTAERDGLRGELGVLAQALTDSRTEAAARFAAAVTQELASLAMPHARVSFDIRRTDDPDGVELDGRTVAYGPSGVDEVELLLAPHPGAPPRPIAKGASGGELSRVMLAVEVVFAGTDPVPTYLFDEVDAGVGGKAAVEIGRRLAKLAKSAQVVVVTHLPQVAAFADRQLLVEKTNDGTVTRSGVTVLEGEDRIRELSRMLAGQEDSETARAHAEELLATARADA; encoded by the coding sequence ATGCGGATACGGTCGCTCGGAGTCATCGACGACGCGGTGGTCGAGCTGTCGCCGGGATTCACCGCCGTGACCGGCGAGACCGGTGCGGGCAAGACGATGGTGGTCACCAGCCTCGGCCTGCTGCTCGGCGGGCGCGCGGACCCAGCCCTCGTGAGGATCGGCGCCAAGGCGGCGGTCGTCGAGGGCCGGATCACCGTGCCCGAGGGCACCGCGGCGATCGTGCGCGCCCAGGAGGCGGGCGCCGAGCTCGACGACGGGGCGCTGCTCATCAGCCGTACCGTCTCGGCGGAGGGGCGCTCACGGGCGCATCTCGGCGGGCGTTCGGTGCCGGTGGGCATGCTGACCGAGCTCGCCGACGAACTCGTCGCCGTGCACGGCCAGACCGACCAGCAGGGGCTGCTCAAGCTGTCCCGGCAGCGGGGGGCCCTCGACCGGTACGCGGGAGACGCGGTCGCCGTGCCGCTCACCAAGTACCAGGCCGCGTACCGTCGGCTCCGGGCCGTCAGCGCCGAGCTCGACACCATCGTCACCCGCGCGCGTGAACGCGCTCAGGAAGCCGATCTGCTGCGTTTCGGACTCGACGAGATCGCGGCCGTCGAGCCGCGCGCCGGCGAGGACGTCGAGCTGTCGGCGGAGGCCGAGCGGCTCGGTCACGCGGAGGCGCTCGCCTCGGCCGCCTCCGCCGCGCACGCCGCGCTCGCGGGCAACCCCGAGGACCCCGAGGGCGTCGACGCCACCACCCTCGTGGGCGGCGCGAACCGGGCGCTCGACGCCGTACGTTCGCACGACCCGGCCCTGTCCGCGCTCGCCGACCGGATCGGCGAGATCGGCATCCTCCTGTCCGACGTGGCGGGAGAACTCGCCGGATACGCCGACGACCTCGACGCCGACCCGCTGCGGCTCGCCGCGGTCGAGGAGCGGCGGGCGGCGCTGACGCAGCTGACGCGCAAGTACGGCGGGGCGGGCGGGAGCACGGACGAGGTGCTCGCCTGGGCCGAGCAGGGGTCCGCGCGGCTGCTCGAACTCGACGGCGACGACGACCGGATCGGTGAGCTGACCGCCGAGCGGGACGGGCTCCGCGGTGAACTGGGCGTCCTGGCACAGGCGTTGACGGACTCCCGCACGGAAGCGGCGGCACGCTTCGCCGCGGCCGTCACGCAGGAGCTGGCCTCGCTCGCCATGCCCCACGCGCGCGTGTCCTTCGACATCCGCCGCACCGACGACCCGGACGGTGTCGAGCTCGACGGGCGCACGGTCGCGTACGGCCCCTCCGGCGTGGACGAGGTCGAGCTGCTGCTCGCCCCGCACCCCGGCGCCCCGCCGCGGCCGATCGCCAAGGGGGCCTCGGGCGGTGAACTGTCCCGCGTGATGCTCGCCGTGGAGGTCGTGTTCGCCGGTACCGATCCCGTGCCCACGTATCTGTTCGACGAGGTCGACGCCGGCGTCGGCGGCAAGGCCGCCGTGGAGATCGGCAGGCGTCTCGCCAAGCTCGCCAAGTCGGCGCAGGTCGTGGTCGTCACGCACCTTCCGCAGGTGGCGGCGTTCGCCGACCGGCAGCTCCTCGTGGAGAAGACGAACGACGGGACCGTGACCCGGTCCGGCGTCACCGTCCTCGAGGGCGAGGACCGGATCCGCGAACTGTCCCGGATGCTGGCGGGCCAGGAGGACTCCGAGACGGCGCGCGCGCACGCGGAGGAACTGCTCGCCACCGCCCGAGCGGACGCGTAA